In the Carboxydothermus hydrogenoformans Z-2901 genome, one interval contains:
- a CDS encoding type II toxin-antitoxin system Phd/YefM family antitoxin, translating into MIISATEFKSKIGKYLKLAEKEEIIITKNGKRIAKLTSAVEDKTALVKSLIGILPHTISEKEAREERLAKHERLD; encoded by the coding sequence ATGATAATATCTGCCACCGAATTTAAATCCAAAATTGGTAAATACCTTAAGCTTGCCGAAAAGGAAGAAATCATTATTACCAAAAACGGCAAACGTATTGCCAAGCTAACAAGTGCTGTAGAAGACAAAACTGCTCTTGTTAAATCTTTAATAGGTATTTTGCCTCATACCATATCCGAAAAGGAAGCAAGAGAGGAGCGCCTTGCAAAACATGAACGTCTTGATTGA
- a CDS encoding PIN domain-containing protein: MNVLIDTNVILDVLGKREPFFQHSTSILMLAAKNKISASITANSLTDLHYLLKKYLKNNEQIKNALKSLIEILDIVDITKNDCLKAFDLPMDDYEDALLAFCAKRVKADYIITRNIKDFLNSPVNPITPEDFISRFFAEENI, from the coding sequence ATGAACGTCTTGATTGACACTAACGTTATTTTGGATGTACTTGGCAAGCGTGAACCTTTTTTTCAGCACTCAACGTCAATTTTAATGTTGGCCGCTAAAAATAAAATATCAGCTTCTATAACTGCTAATAGCTTAACCGATCTACATTATTTATTAAAAAAGTACCTTAAAAACAATGAACAAATAAAAAATGCTCTTAAAAGCTTAATAGAAATTTTAGATATTGTTGACATTACAAAAAACGATTGTCTAAAAGCCTTTGATTTACCCATGGACGATTATGAAGATGCTCTTCTTGCGTTTTGTGCAAAACGGGTTAAAGCTGATTATATCATTACCAGAAACATAAAAGATTTTCTAAATTCACCCGTAAATCCAATTACCCCGGAAGATTTTATCTCACGCTTTTTTGCCGAAGAAAATATTTGA